The genomic region gatgcacaggatctactagaccagaaggccgtgggtggggaggtagtggaagaaatacagccggatggcggtagtgcagggggggctcgtacgaCGGTTCGGTGCTGTAGTttgtgcggcaagcctggccataacgcgcgcacttgccaggaggctgggGAATCATCTGATTCAGCCGTTTCTGATGTAATTGTAGTTGCTTCCTACTGTTGTTGCGGTATAGTTGAGAATAGTTGTtgtagggtggtggagactgtacgactcgcttatatgtacgactcgcttatcaTGCACGTTATACGTTATCATGTATCGGAAATGACTCAGTGAATCTTTACCGCCATCGACCACGACTCGTTCACTGGTCTTTCCGGTGAGGAAGACATTGAGTCTCCGGCCCTATCTGGATTGGACGCTGAtctaacgtatattataagcgagcgaccaatataagcgagcgaccacctttttcacGCGACGCgtaacctcaacctcaacactTTATTTTCTTAACATTCCAAAATGCCATTTACTTCAAAGGAAGCCCATATAATCTTAGCCCTTAAGGCTCTtcgaaataataaaaatataagtatattaGTTATAGCTAAGATATATAACGTCGATCGCAGTACGCTTAGATACTAacgcgccggccggcctaTACGACGCGATATTACGCCTAAATCGAAAAAGCTTACTtaatccgaagaggaggttattatttattatattattaagctattTACGCAAGCTTTTCTATTAAAGTTACGTCATATAGAAAATATAATTAActaattactatatatactCGACGCGTCGCCTATTAGTAAgctttaaatatataacttCGTTAAACGTTAATTATAGTTCCGTACgcgttttatatataaatataattattaaaaagctAAATATAAAGATCCGAAGGTTATTATTAAGTAATTTACGTTTATACGGAATACTAAAGCtaaatatagtattataaataataatatttataacttcgacgaaattaaatttataataagtattatttttataaatatattaattataatttcgaACGGctttagtaaagtaaaattaatttagtttaataaccgtaagtaaataataataatttaaaaagttaaTACCCTTAATTAAACTATTTTACCCTTTATTATTTTcattatataatattattttattaattaatatactaaatataatttattatttacttaacgtattataattattaataataattaaattattaatctagtaaatttaaattaaattaaatatttcgACTATTATATAACGTTCcgtataaaaagtaaataccgattattaatctttaataattataaaagttactatttaattaaattcgaacgttattattaataaaataatattattatattttatatatttctatattccttttactttttttaattatttaatattaattactttaggccGCTAAAATAAACGTACGGCTATTAAATCGAGggcttaatatatatatatattaattacgtaAATAAATTTAAGTTTCTTTATACTTTCCGTAAAGTTTTCTTTACCTTTATAACGTAGAAAAATATATAGGGTAGCTTTACGGATATTAACCTTATATTATAGGATTTAAAAAAggtattttttaaattaaatataaagttttatatattaatatttttatttttaaggCTAGGTACGGTACtactttaaatattttaaatattataaaatcTTTAAgaaattaatttataattaacgtttattaaaacttatattattaattattaaaatagcTTTCCGACTTCgatattaattactataaactaatttattaaaggtacaataattataatatactagGTAACCCTCTTTTATTTAATGAATGTTTCGCTCCGTAAGGCTAATAAAGTACTAAATAAACGCCGGAAAGCTAAAAAAACACGtgtacggctcggaggatcactTACTATGCAAGATGCACAGGATTTACTAGACtagaaggccgtgggtggggaggcagtAGAAGAAATATAGCCGGATAGCGGTAGTGTagggggggctcgtacgaaggttcagtgctgtggtgtgtgcggtaagcctggccataatgcgcgcacttgccaggaggctatAAAATTGTCTGATTTAGCTATTTCGGATGTAATTATGGTTGCTTCTTAGTATGGTTGTGTAGTAATTGAGGATAATGATATAAAGGTTTTGAAAAagtggtcgctcgcttatattggtcgctcgcttataatatacgttatcGTTTTTCGACCTTTTTAGTGGCAGATCGTCGTGATTCGTGGATTTGGTTTGGATCAGGTCATGGAAGGCATATTAATTAAGTCCTTTTGTTGGCTTGACCTGCGGACATGATAAGCGGCCAGGCCCTATACTAGGGGAGTTCCGGGCCGGTGTAGAGGTTCCGAGGGTGGGTTCCGGCCGGCGCCTTGGTTGCCAAGTTTGACTCAGGTTGCCAGTCAAGTCCGTGATGCCCCAAACTTGGCTGACCTGCACTGACTTATAGCCCACCCTGGAACTTTCGATTTGAGATACGCTAGTTCGCTAGGTAGCTAGCTAGCCGAATCCATCCGACGaaaaacaccaacccagGAGATCTTGAAGCTTTGGTTAGCAACCACAGTACCACAACGAAATCTTAGAGTAAGCAAGGTACCGAAGGCTCTTTGGAGAAATCATGTTAGAAGTACACACGCAGTGTAGTTTGAATCAGGAAGACCTTCTGCGTTCGTGGTAGTTCCGGACACTGCCCAGACCTTTCCATATTTGTCAAAAGCCAATGCCGCTGACTGGACCTGGTAGACATCCGGGAAGACGTTGAGCCGCACCAGTCAGCCCCTGACAGTGGACCACCAACAAGGTTGCATATGACCCGCAGATGCGCCATCGACAAGGCGATCAGTTCCTGTTCCCAGGGGGAGACTCGCAACAGAGCTTGATAACGGACAGTTGACCAATAGATCTAGtatcctcgccatccccccTTGCCGGCTGAGATTTTGGATTTCGTTGGGTTCCATTCGATCCGCCAAATGCCCTGGGCTGGGCCTGCCCTGCATGAATCGTTAGCTAGGTGTGGGTTATCACTTGTCCGATGGGGCTTTGATCTTCTATCGACAAGCAAGATGGTTACCACTTTCAAAAATGGCATGATATCTTGACATTGTCGATGAGTAGGACGGCTATGGCATGAGCTACTTCCTCTTTTTGATAGCCAGCTTAAGATCCAGGCGTTTGCTCAGTAGTAGAGCCCTTCGTCTGCCTTGCCCTGTCTTGACACTTGCTCTTCATTGAAAATATCACACCAACACGAGAGCTGCAACGCTTATCATGACCAAATCCTTCACCCGCCCCCCATGGGGCGTTCTGGCAGTTGGGGCCATGATCATCGTCTCGTCTGCTCATGCTGCTATTCGCCTCGATATAGGCCCTCGAAACGTCCAGGTTGCCGAGATCACACCTGGTGCCGACATCAGACGCGACAAGCAAGAAGTTCTGTTCAACGAACCAGACTCAGACTTTGATCTCCCGCTTCGCTGCAAGCCGGCTCAGGGCAAGCTTCTCACACTCACGGACGACGAAAAGTGGGCTGCCTGCTGCCCGCCCGGTTCTCGACTGCTCGGCACGATTAACACAGCGTTTGACTGCTGTGGCGAGGGTCATGACTTGGCAGGAAGCAAAGATACGGGATGGAAATGTTGTCCTTCGGGCTACGAGTATGATGGCACCAAGTGCAAAGACCCAAAGCCTCTCTGTCACCACGGAATGGAGCTCGTGGACGGGAAGTGTGTCTGTCTACCCGGGACTACCCAGGCTGCGGATGGAACCTGTAAGCCAAACGCGGCCAATGGAGGTGATGGCAATGGGGGAAACCAGGCCGGAAAGCATCCTTCAGGTCCTTGTTCATCAGAAATATCCTCTGGTACGACCACCACATCACCGTTTCTGTATGACCATACCTAGTTTCCCAGACCAGCTAACTCGTTGACAGGAAAATGCTACCTCTTTAAGATGGACAACGGCGAGTATCTCGGTTTCAACAAGAAGTGGTACGCTGCGTCTAAGCCTTCCCGCGACCACCAGATGGGCAAGTTCAAGCTCTGCAAGACCAAGGCCTGCCTCGATTCCGAGTCTAGCGAGATCAACCCCGGTGATCCCATTCGCATTCTAGACCTTCACGGTGAACCGAATAGCGGGAAGGACCCCAACCAGTGGCTCAATAACGCACAAAACGGAGGCCACATTGCCCGTACACCCAAGTTTGAGGATGCCGGCGTGTTCACAATCAGCAAATGGACGGAGGGCAAATACTGCATCTCAGGCCTGGAGACCGGCGTCGGTCCTACCTGTCCCAGTGATAGCCCTGCCCTGACGTTCAACACCCTCGATACTGAGAGCTGCTTACCTCTTGAGCTGGTGACGGTGCCTTGCAACATCCgcgaccccaacaacaactgtTTATGGTCGGGAAACCAGCAAAAGCCATGTCCCACGGGGTTTTCGTGCCTACCTAACGGACAATCCCCCGGACAATTTCCAAGTGGTCAAAGTCCTGGTGGTCAAAATCCTGGCAGCCAAAGTCCTGGTGGCCAAAGTCCTGGTAGTCAGTTCCCAGGTGGACAGCTCCCAGGTGATCGGTTTCCTGGTGGCCAGAACCCAGGTGGTCAGTTTCCCGGTGGTCAGAACCCAAGTGGTCAAAACCCAGGGGGGCAGAATCCCGGTGGTCAGTTTCCTGGTGGCCAGTTTCCTGGTGGCCAGTTTCCCGACGGACAGAACTCTGGTGGACAAAATCCTGGATGCCGCCCTCCTCTGACTGGGACACTTACGCCGGGAGGTGGCGCAACTTCGACCTGCCCGCCTGGACAGCCATGGAAGGATGGAACCTGTGTTATCCCCATCACCGATTGTGCTGACCGGGCTCATCCCGAGTTTGGCGATACGTCGTATAATCCGGCGAACTTCCCCTGTTCCATTGGTCGGGAGCGTCCGTGCCGTGGTGAGCAAGTTCAAGACTGGAAGCCAGCCCAGCTTGATTGGAATGGCAGTCACCGCCAGCCTGGACCCCCTCAGCCTTATGAAACGACGATcaactttgactttgatgtCATAATGAGCATTGTCGATGTCGAAGCCCAGAGCGAGCACTTTTTGGTCAACCTTGACGGCGCGTTTTGGGGCGAGACAGGGGGTGAGCGAGGGTACAAGAATCAGTATATCGGCAACTATAATGACCCAGAGTGGTGTCTTTTGAATGGATATACAAGAGGATATTTCTTGATTCCGAAGGGTATGTTGTCTTCTTTCCCCTACCTCTGCGTCCCACTCTGATAAATTATCTCGACTTATCATTGTTGACACCGTATACATCACAGGGCAACACACTTTGACCATTGAATGGCCTCAGGGAACGGGCAAGTACCAAAATGATGGGGGCGGTAACTGGTGGTACGGCATTGCACGCTACCGGTTCGACAAGCTGTGCGATCCCAGCAGGTGTCTACCTGATTGCgctgttgagaaggagaaggaggctcaACAGTTGAGATTGCAGCTGCAGAGAGAAGGGAAGTGGCCATCTGTTGCAAGCTCGCAGGGAAAGCAGTGGGGTTCCTACGATCAGAAGGTCGTGGCCTGAGGGTCTAAGGTACCTTGAAATGAGTTGACCGAAAGGGCTGAGGATAGGAGTCACTGCTCGGTTTTGACAGATCTAAGGACGACAATACACAAAAACATTGTCACCTGCATGAACCCCAAGGCAACGCTTCTCCTGATGCTGAGAACCACTGAACATTCGGCAGAGGCTTTTTCATGATGGTCCTTAGGCACGCAGGTCTAACCATGGTCACTTTCCATTGTATAATCAGGTATTTGGACCACGGGCCTTGTGATTGGCTAGGTTTGAAACCGCATGTATGCTTGAGGACGGCCCAGCAGGTCGAGGGGGGTGCAAGCGACCAGGACAATAACTCTGCTCGAATTATCCGTTACCCGTACCTGGACATCAATTGAAAAGCGACCAGAAGTAGGCTGCTCGAGACTGCAGCCATTGATAATGAACCTGGGGATGCTGTCGAGGAGACAAAAAAGGAACCTAGGATTGAAGGTGAAGGTGTCATCAGATAAACCTCTTTTGGAACGAAGTCATCCAATTTCTTTCTTGGTTCCATGTGCTGGGGCCAGACCCACTGTGGGATTTCATGCAAGCAAATTCCTGGGAAAGCCATTGGCCAGCACTTTGTTGACCGGCCCAACGATCCGGATTGCCAGGCCACCAGCTGCCCCAGGCCCACCTCCCCGCATTCTAACCCTGTTCATTCCGCGGCCCGCCCGATGGTTTCTCCCAGCTCCATTCCCCTTTCATCCGGACTTTCTCCTGCCCCTGCAACATGCGCCgctcttttcttgtttcgTTGACGTGATGAGATGCCATTGATGGATCGTCGCTTTTCTGtccatcaccctcattgCGTTGGGGGACAGGCAATATCCCCTATAGTACTCAGTTACTCCGTACAGTACATGCACACACTGACAGGTCGCGTGAGGTGGATTGCGTGCATCCAGTGCTCTTTCTTGCTGCTAACCCCATTGGCGAGCTTTTAGCGTTGCATTCCAGGTTCTGCTGTTCcgggccttcttctcccgtcGGCATCCTCTCGCCCAACATCCCGGGCCCAGCTCTGCCAGCCAAAGTCCAGCGGCAGGTGCTCTCGCATTCGTCAAATTGCACAAGGTGAGATGACTCGACCACAGAAGAGGTCTGTGTGGAAGCGTCATGCAAGCAGTCAACACCCACGGCCGTCACGCCAGTCAACCGGGTACCGGTCACCTCGCGGCCTCCATTACAAGTCCCAATGGCATGGGATTATTGTCTGGAACCGAGCACTTTATACGAAATTGTTCCCCAAAATTgcttcaccaacaccacaccagcaccatcagTCACCAGGTGTTCCCCATCATGCAGGGGGGCAGCCTTCGGTACACCCTGTCCGCTTCGCCGTTTGGGTCGCCCCTCAGGAAGGCTGATACCCATGGAAGTTCCCCAGTTGAGTCCATACCCCGCTCATGGTGCAACGACGGACTGTCGACTAGCCCCTGTTGGCATTTTGAAGGATTGCCCCCCTGGGCCTTGATGGACTCCCCGCTTGCTCCGTGCTTGTTAACCGTCCTCAAGGGTCCGCCGAGGAGCGATAGCCCGTCATTGGGAGGACTACTTGAACACCGGGTATGCACGCACGGGAGTCTGTGGCCttttgctttcttcttttgttcttttgGGACTTCTGCCGCACCATCTGACGACAACCTCTTTGGACGGCATCCAGCACACAGCAACACTGAGCAAGGTGGCAACATCCCACCGAGGGTCAGGTCGCCATGGCCCAACGACACCGGATTAGAAATGACTCGGCCTCATCCTTTGAGGTCCCAGTTCATGAGACCCCTCGTTTCCAGAGGGTATACTGGACTCGGGAGCCTCATCTACGCAAACTCTATGGCATGGCCGCGATATTGATGGTGGCCTCGGCAACGACAGGCTACGATGGCATGTTGGTCAATACCTCACAGCAAATAGACCTGTGGAGgtactttttctttcccgAACTGAGGGACAAGCCGAATGGGGATCCTATCCTGGATAGCAAACTGGCCATCTTGGTCAACATGTTCAACATTGGGTCCATTCTGTCCTTCTTCATAACGCCTCACGTGGCCGATACCTATGGGAGGAGATCGGCCATTGTGGCCGGCTGTCTGTTCATGATAGGCGGCGGTCTCTTGACTGCATTTGCCAACGGCTATGGGAGTGTGTTTGGCCCCAACCACAGACATTCTTGGAGTGAGAAAGTGCTAACCTTGGTGCCGTGCAGTGTATATGGGCGGCCGTTTCATGCTTGGCTTTGGCAATTCTCTTTCCCAAATGGCATCGCCGCTCTTGCTCACCGAAATCTGTCACCCGCAACATCGAGGTCCCGTCACGGCCGTGTATAACTGTCTCTGGAATGCTGGTGCGCTGCTTGTATCATGCATCGCGTGGGGCAccgccaacatcaaaaatGACTGGTCATGGAGGTCCATCACCTTCCTGCAAATCGTGCCGTCATTGATTCAACTTACGGGCATCTGGTGGATTCCCGAATCGCCGCGCTATCTCATCAACAAGGAGAGACCTCAGGAGGCGCTACACATTCTGTCCAAGTGGCATGCTGGGGGGGACATAAACAACGCCACCGTTCAGTTTGAGTACCGCGAGATTCGTGAAACTATCCGGATTCAAAAGGAGAACGAACAGTCCACCAGCTACAAGGACTTTTTCCGAACCAAGGGAAACAGATGGCGCCTGGCCATCATCGTATCACTGGGTGTCATCTCCCAGTACAGTGGGAACGCTTTATTCAGCAACTACATCGACATGATCTACAGGGGAGCGGGCATCAACGACCAGAACCAGAAGTTGGCCATGTCCACCGGCAAGACCATCCTcgatctcatcatcaccatcaccgcggCGCTCAACGTCGACCGATGGGGCAGACGGCCATTATTCTTGGTAGCCATGGTCGGCATGGTCATCTCGTTTCTCTGCTGGACCATTACCGGAATTGTTTACGAGCATAGCAATCCAACCAACCTCACTGCTGGCTATGTGCAGCTCGTCTTCATTTGGGTGTTCGGCATCTTTTACGACATTGGGTTTTCGGGCCTGCTGGTGGCCTATGCTCTCGAGGTGTTGCCTTTCCACCTCCGAGCCaaggggatgatgatcaTGAACATTACCGTGCAAGCCATCTTGGCGCTGGGGAAGTAAGTTTGATGCCTTGACACCAAACCCGCGAAAACGACTCATGGCTAACGACTCTGACCTCTAGTCAAACAAACAAAATTGCATGGGAAAGGCTACCAAATCACTGGAATCTCATGCTGTTTTACACCATCTGGAACTTTTTTGAGCTCCTGTTTGTGTGGTTCTTCTATGTCGAGACTAAAGGGCCGACCCTGGAAGAAATTGCCAAGATTTTCGACGGAGATGGTGCTATTGCTCACATCGACATGCACCAAGTGCAAAAGGACATCTATCAGAATACTCCAGACGATCACGATGAACTGCCAGGGAGGGCGTTATAATTTTTTCGAGACAGTTTTCTTAGTTCGCTCCTTGGATTGGTGCTGCATAGCCGGGCGTTTCAACGGGATCATATTGGCAGGgtttggaaaaggaaaacgGAAAGCATTGGGGCAATGACACAGGGCATTTGGCACACAACTATGATACCACAGATATTGGCGAACTCAGTAAAGAAGGTAGTTAAATTGATTTTCTTTCAACATTTGCCGTCGGGCGTTACGCCCAAGCATCATTTGGATATTTATTTGGCCCTCACACTCCACCTCGACCGCTTTACTGAAATCTCTAAGAAACCTCCAAGTGGCTTCTCTTTTCCAGCCTTATTCAACAAATTGGCCAGGCGTTTCTGTCGTAAAGAAGTCGACAATGTCACCAAGACTCTCATCGTGGCTGGCACGGACAAAGGCTCGATCATTGCAATCCAACTCTTGCAGCTTTTTGACTGTTGCTCGCAACATGTCAACGTTGTGATGCCAGCGTGAACCATGGCTGGCGCACGACGTGTAGAAGCTCGCTCTTTCTCCGTCTGGAAGAAGACGGCTGAGCCGAGGCGATTCCGTGCAAAATGTTTCATCCGAAGTTGAACCTGATGCACAAAATGGGAGGGTGATATTACGTCGGGTAAAGGGAGGTAAAGGGATGGTCTTACTTCTCCAGGGTGATAGATCGTATCTCCagccaacaaaacaaacgaGGACGGAGTGACTCGCGCAAACGCGCAGATATATCCTACCGTATGGCCGGGGGCATCCAAGATAAACAATGATCTGTCACCAAGGAAGtcgaaggcgaggaagttTCCAAGCTTACAGCTTTCTTTTCCAAACTCCGGTTCCGTGATCCGGCGCCCAGCATAGTCGCTATCGCGGATGACACTGGCTGGATCGGCCGGGT from Podospora bellae-mahoneyi strain CBS 112042 chromosome 4, whole genome shotgun sequence harbors:
- a CDS encoding hypothetical protein (COG:U; EggNog:ENOG503NW2Y), yielding MAQRHRIRNDSASSFEVPVHETPRFQRVYWTREPHLRKLYGMAAILMVASATTGYDGMLVNTSQQIDLWRYFFFPELRDKPNGDPILDSKLAILVNMFNIGSILSFFITPHVADTYGRRSAIVAGCLFMIGGGLLTAFANGYGMYMGGRFMLGFGNSLSQMASPLLLTEICHPQHRGPVTAVYNCLWNAGALLVSCIAWGTANIKNDWSWRSITFLQIVPSLIQLTGIWWIPESPRYLINKERPQEALHILSKWHAGGDINNATVQFEYREIRETIRIQKENEQSTSYKDFFRTKGNRWRLAIIVSLGVISQYSGNALFSNYIDMIYRGAGINDQNQKLAMSTGKTILDLIITITAALNVDRWGRRPLFLVAMVGMVISFLCWTITGIVYEHSNPTNLTAGYVQLVFIWVFGIFYDIGFSGLLVAYALEVLPFHLRAKGMMIMNITVQAILALGNQTNKIAWERLPNHWNLMLFYTIWNFFELLFVWFFYVETKGPTLEEIAKIFDGDGAIAHIDMHQVQKDIYQNTPDDHDELPGRAL
- a CDS encoding hypothetical protein (EggNog:ENOG503PAVR; COG:S) — its product is MTKSFTRPPWGVLAVGAMIIVSSAHAAIRLDIGPRNVQVAEITPGADIRRDKQEVLFNEPDSDFDLPLRCKPAQGKLLTLTDDEKWAACCPPGSRLLGTINTAFDCCGEGHDLAGSKDTGWKCCPSGYEYDGTKCKDPKPLCHHGMELVDGKCVCLPGTTQAADGTCKPNAANGGDGNGGNQAGKHPSGPCSSEISSDGQRRVSRFQQEVINPGDPIRILDLHGEPNSGKDPNQWLNNAQNGGHIARTPKFEDAGVFTISKWTEGKYCISGLETGVGPTCPSDSPALTFNTLDTESCLPLELVTVPCNIRDPNNNCLWSGNQQKPCPTGFSCLPNGQSPGQFPSGQSPGGQNPGSQSPGGQSPGSQFPGGQLPGDRFPGGQNPGGQFPGGQNPSGQNPGGQNPGGQFPGGQFPGGQFPDGQNSGGQNPGCRPPLTGTLTPGGGATSTCPPGQPWKDGTCVIPITDCADRAHPEFGDTSYNPANFPCSIGRERPCRGEQVQDWKPAQLDWNGSHRQPGPPQPYETTINFDFDVIMSIVDVEAQSEHFLVNLDGAFWGETGGERGYKNQYIGNYNDPEWCLLNGYTRGYFLIPKGQHTLTIEWPQGTGKYQNDGGGNWWYGIARYRFDKLCDPSRCLPDCAVEKEKEAQQLRLQLQREGKWPSVASSQGKQWGSYDQKVVA